In the genome of Girardinichthys multiradiatus isolate DD_20200921_A chromosome 7, DD_fGirMul_XY1, whole genome shotgun sequence, one region contains:
- the c7h3orf38 gene encoding uncharacterized protein C3orf38 homolog: protein MTQTYMFLYGQISKQDTDGRKALNICFEKMSGLSETERVGFKKIFSLMTEGDLHSLSDTVTNKMIVVENVAEAMETILSFSKNAEELLRRRKVQRELIFKYLAKEGVTMPPTSEKHQLVKRTLELWSSGTVDKAKQQQLTTSDSNDIKTKVGFDPLILGQQFCQWFFQILNSQNPSLGQHPQEWGPQHFWPDVKLRLLSRATTEQMEELLGAELVSLRLLALTSGERLLFSPNLDPHGLRALASPHGLVLVGVAGTIHRDQTCLGIFEQIFGLVRSPLNETSWKIKFVNLKIRGQDAIGGTEVAAPALNYNSSELQRLCS, encoded by the exons ATGACGCAAACATACATGTTTCTATACGGACAAATTTCCAAGCAGGACACAGATGGGCGAAAAGCCCTAAATATATGTTTTGAGAAAATGTCAGGACTTTCAGAAACGGAGCGTGTTGGCTTTAAAAAGATATTCAGCTTAATGACGGAAGGCGATTTACACTCACTCAGTGACACGGTCACAAATAAGATGATTGTTGTGGAAAACGTTGCAG AGGCTATGGAAACGATCCTGAGCTTCTCCAAAAATGCCGAGGAGCTCCTTAGAAGGAGGAAGGTTCAACGTGAACTCATATTTAAATACCTAGCCAAAGAAGGGGTGACAATGCCCCCAACCAGCGAGAAACACCAGCTGGTGAAGAGGACCCTGGAGCTGTGGTCATCAGGGACG GTGGATAAAGCCAAGCAGCAACAGCTGACAACATCTGATTCCAATGACATAAAAACCAAGGTTGGCTTTGATCCACTGATCCTGGGACAGCAGTTCTGTCAGTGGTTCTTCCAGATCCTGAACAGTCAGAACCCTTCACTGGGCCAACATCCTCAAGAATGGGGACCGCAGCATTTCTGGCCAGATGTGAAATTACGCCTTCTTTCCAG AGCTACGACTGAGCAGATGGAGGAGTTACTGGGGGCTGAACTGGTCAGCCTTCGTCTTTTGGCCCTGACTAGTGGAGAGCGCCTCCTCTTCAGTCCCAACCTGGATCCTCATGGTCTCAGGGCCCTGGCCTCCCCCCATGGCTTAGTGCTGGTGGGTGTTGCTGGGACCATCCACAGAGACCAGACCTGTCTTGGTATCTTCGAGCAAATATTTGGCCTTGTCCGCTCACCCCTTAATGAAACCAGTTGGAAGATAAAGTTTGTCAATCTAAAGATCAGAGGACAGGATGCCATTGGAGGGACAGAGGTTGCAGCACCAGCTTTGAACTACAACTCCAGTGAGCTGCAGCGTCTTTGCAGCTGA